TTCTCGTTTTATTCTTTTTTTCGCTCAGGAGATGATGTTGTCAACGATACGTTGAGGTGAGAAAGGTTCCAGAGCGTCATAGTTTTGACCGATACCCACATAGATTATGGGTTTACCAGTTGCCCGACGTACCGATAACGCGGTCCCTCCCTTAACATCGCAATCCAGTTTTGTAAGGATAACACCGTCGATAGGAACCGCTTCATCAAACCCTTTTATCTGTTCGATTATCGCGTTACCGACCAGACTCTCACCGACGAATATGACATAATCCGCCTGTGACACACGTTTTATTTTACGCAACTGTTGAACAAGGTTCTTGTTTGTATCCTGTCTACCGGCAGTGTCCACAAGCACCACATCTATACCCTTAGATTTAGCATAGTTAACCGCATCGTAGGCAACGGAAGCGGGGTCGGCACCGTAACTCTTAGCGATCACAGGTATACCAAGTTTTTCACCGTGAACCTTCAGCTGTTCTATGGCTGCCGCACGGAAGGTATCAGACGCAGCCATCACCACGGTCAACCCGTTATTCTTGAGAAGATAGGCAACCTTAGCAATAGTGGTAGTCTTACCTACACCATTGGGTCCGACGAACATGATGACTACTGGACGTTTCCCCAGTTCTTTAACAAAAGATGGTAAGGAGAATCCAGGTTGTTCGCCTAATACGGCGAGCAGAGATTCACGTATGGCTTCTCTGACCTCCTCTTCGATACGGTCCTTACGTATCGGTTTATTCAACAACCTCTCCTTGATCTCGGCGAC
This is a stretch of genomic DNA from Candidatus Micrarchaeota archaeon. It encodes these proteins:
- the ftsY gene encoding signal recognition particle-docking protein FtsY, giving the protein MFGFLKKKVKEFVSSLKKHADSEDTVTTEPAEQIEETVGPSDTGLGAEVETELTGKDVAETPEPSVSPEKAGEEPQITEPIGRSEPLGKKRGGKERKKPQVRLSLITKVKTIASREIRLSEKDIEDVLDELELSLLEGDVAYEVAEELVAEIKERLLNKPIRKDRIEEEVREAIRESLLAVLGEQPGFSLPSFVKELGKRPVVIMFVGPNGVGKTTTIAKVAYLLKNNGLTVVMAASDTFRAAAIEQLKVHGEKLGIPVIAKSYGADPASVAYDAVNYAKSKGIDVVLVDTAGRQDTNKNLVQQLRKIKRVSQADYVIFVGESLVGNAIIEQIKGFDEAVPIDGVILTKLDCDVKGGTALSVRRATGKPIIYVGIGQNYDALEPFSPQRIVDNIIS